One genomic region from uncultured Subdoligranulum sp. encodes:
- a CDS encoding DUF308 domain-containing protein — translation MKNNRHSIDRSLMNLILCIGEIVIGALLLINPIAFTSAVLVALGVILVLLGGARLMGYFRAAPEVAAQSGGLVTGLSFLLAGLFCIFRWEWFVLTFPILTVVYGVLTLANGINKLQWAVDALRLDQKYWYLAMIGAGLTLVFGALIVFNPFTTTSVLWTFIGISLIIEAVLDILCFVFGKK, via the coding sequence ATGAAAAACAATCGTCATTCCATCGACCGCAGCCTGATGAACCTGATCCTCTGCATCGGCGAGATCGTCATCGGCGCCTTGCTGCTCATCAACCCCATCGCCTTCACCTCCGCCGTGCTGGTGGCGCTGGGGGTCATCCTCGTCCTGCTGGGCGGTGCCCGCCTGATGGGCTATTTCCGCGCTGCCCCCGAGGTGGCCGCCCAGAGCGGCGGCCTGGTCACCGGGCTGAGCTTTCTGCTGGCGGGCCTGTTCTGCATCTTCCGGTGGGAATGGTTCGTCCTCACCTTTCCCATCCTGACGGTGGTCTACGGGGTGCTCACCCTGGCCAACGGCATCAACAAACTGCAGTGGGCCGTGGACGCTCTGCGGCTGGACCAGAAATACTGGTATCTGGCCATGATCGGCGCCGGCCTGACGCTGGTCTTCGGGGCGCTGATCGTCTTCAACCCCTTCACCACCACCTCGGTGCTGTGGACCTTCATCGGCATTTCGCTGATCATCGAGGCAGTACTGGACATCCTCTGTTTCGTATTCGGGAAAAAATAA
- a CDS encoding MATE family efflux transporter produces MDKKELFESLPVPVALRKMIVPAAVSQIIVLIYNMADTFYIGRTNNPYMLAGASLILPVFNMLTCLASLAAIGIVLKVERLPLNVGIGICQGMVPLVAYNCASGNEKRMNRVIRLSLGTGLVVAAASILLYELFTPWIVRVFISDSATVSLAATFLRIRILATPLMFLSFFTVYIFQGFGNGRISLFLGVVRWLVFNIPMLYLLNFLIGMYGIVWAQITADVLTVLLSVYVYRTRRPAFAV; encoded by the coding sequence ATGGACAAAAAGGAACTGTTTGAGTCCCTGCCGGTGCCGGTGGCGCTGCGAAAGATGATCGTGCCGGCCGCCGTCAGTCAGATCATTGTGCTGATCTACAACATGGCCGATACCTTTTATATCGGCCGCACCAATAACCCCTATATGCTGGCGGGGGCTTCGCTGATTCTGCCGGTCTTCAACATGCTGACCTGTCTTGCCTCCCTGGCGGCCATCGGCATTGTGCTCAAGGTGGAGCGGCTGCCCCTCAACGTGGGCATCGGCATCTGCCAGGGCATGGTGCCGCTGGTGGCCTACAACTGCGCTTCGGGAAACGAAAAGCGGATGAACCGGGTCATCCGGCTCTCTCTGGGCACCGGCCTGGTGGTGGCCGCCGCCAGCATCCTGCTGTACGAACTGTTCACCCCCTGGATTGTCCGGGTCTTCATCTCGGACAGCGCTACGGTGTCGCTGGCCGCCACCTTCCTGCGCATCCGCATCCTGGCCACGCCGCTCATGTTCCTGAGCTTTTTCACCGTCTACATCTTCCAGGGCTTCGGCAACGGGCGCATCTCGCTGTTCCTGGGCGTGGTGCGGTGGCTGGTGTTCAACATCCCCATGCTCTACCTGCTGAATTTCCTCATCGGCATGTACGGCATCGTCTGGGCCCAGATCACAGCCGATGTGCTGACGGTGCTGCTCTCGGTCTATGTCTACCGCACCCGTCGTCCCGCCTTTGCGGTCTGA
- a CDS encoding metal-dependent transcriptional regulator, whose protein sequence is MNIHESAEDYLEKILMLQEQKGSVRSIDIAVAMGFSKPSVSVAMKNLRENGYISVDGDGYIHLEEPGMVIARRIYDRHRKLTRFFVALGVDPEVAAHDACKIEHDLSEETYSKMIAFAEREGMHS, encoded by the coding sequence ATGAACATCCATGAATCGGCCGAAGACTATCTGGAAAAAATCCTCATGCTGCAGGAGCAGAAGGGCTCGGTGCGTTCCATCGACATCGCGGTGGCCATGGGATTCTCCAAGCCCAGCGTCAGCGTGGCCATGAAGAACCTGCGGGAAAACGGCTATATCTCGGTGGACGGCGACGGCTACATCCACCTGGAGGAGCCCGGCATGGTCATCGCCCGGCGCATCTACGACCGGCACCGCAAGCTGACCCGGTTTTTTGTGGCGCTGGGGGTGGACCCCGAGGTGGCCGCCCACGATGCCTGCAAGATCGAGCATGATCTCAGCGAGGAAACCTACAGCAAGATGATCGCCTTCGCCGAGCGCGAAGGGATGCATTCCTGA
- a CDS encoding FeoB-associated Cys-rich membrane protein, whose amino-acid sequence MLEFLAVNFNLPTLIGAALIFGGTGWLLWRHHKSGGCCGDCGGSCGCSGSCSGGCSSCHGGCCHHGES is encoded by the coding sequence ATGCTGGAATTTCTGGCGGTCAATTTCAACCTGCCTACCCTCATCGGGGCGGCGCTTATCTTCGGCGGCACCGGCTGGCTGCTCTGGCGCCACCACAAGTCGGGCGGCTGCTGCGGCGACTGTGGCGGCAGCTGCGGCTGCTCGGGCAGTTGCAGCGGTGGATGCAGCAGCTGCCACGGTGGTTGCTGCCACCACGGCGAATCCTGA
- the feoB gene encoding ferrous iron transport protein B, protein MAIKIALAGNPNCGKTTLFNDLTGSNQYVGNWPGVTVEKKEGRLKGHNDVVIQDLPGIYSLSPYTLEEVVARGYLVGEKPDAILNIIDGTNIERNLYLTTQLIELGIPVVMAVNMIDLVRKNGDKIDLKRLSKELGCEAIEISALKGEGSRQAAELAVQAAKEGKVGELPHVFTGSVEHAIAHIEESIQGKVEPRFLRWYAVKLFERDDKVQAELGLDPELLRHIDEHVADCEKEMDDDAESIITNQRYAYINTVVSRSVKKKARTEHLTLSDKIDRIVTNRILALPIFAVIMALIYTIAMGSTGFSFGTMATDWTNDVLFGEIVPPAVEGFLVSIGCADWLIGLINDGIVAGVGAVLGFVPQMLVLFLMLSILEDIGYMARVAFIMDRIFRKFGLSGKSFIPMLVGTGCGVPGVMASRTIENERDRRMTIMTTCFIPCSAKMPIIGLFAGALFGGSGLVATSAYFIGMAAIIVSGIILKKTKLFAGDPAPFVMELPAYHIPAWGNVLRATWERGWSFIKRAGTVILASTIVLWFLQGFGFTDGQFGMVEDNNTSLLASIGGAVSFIFAPLGFGFWQATVGTVTGLIAKENVVSTLAVLFGFAGEVSENGDEIWAQIPAYFTPLAAYSFMIFNLLCAPCFAAMGAIKREMNNGKWTAAAIGYMCLLAYCTSLVVYQIGGLITGEVAFNFFTIVAVAILALAVWLLVRPNKYENVNEVSVDTRKLIRSKS, encoded by the coding sequence ATGGCAATCAAGATCGCACTGGCCGGCAACCCGAACTGCGGCAAGACCACGCTGTTCAATGATCTGACCGGCTCCAACCAGTACGTGGGCAACTGGCCCGGCGTCACGGTGGAAAAGAAGGAGGGCCGCCTCAAGGGCCACAACGACGTGGTCATCCAGGACCTGCCCGGCATCTATTCCCTCTCGCCCTACACGCTGGAGGAAGTGGTGGCCCGCGGCTACCTGGTGGGGGAAAAGCCCGACGCCATCCTCAACATCATCGACGGCACCAACATCGAGCGCAACCTCTACCTGACCACCCAGCTCATCGAACTGGGCATCCCGGTGGTCATGGCGGTGAACATGATCGACCTGGTGCGCAAAAACGGGGATAAGATCGACCTCAAGCGCCTGAGCAAGGAGCTGGGCTGCGAAGCCATCGAGATCAGCGCCCTGAAGGGCGAGGGCAGCCGCCAGGCGGCGGAGCTGGCCGTCCAGGCCGCCAAAGAGGGCAAGGTGGGCGAGCTGCCCCACGTCTTTACCGGCAGCGTGGAGCACGCCATCGCCCACATCGAGGAGTCCATCCAGGGCAAGGTGGAGCCGCGGTTCCTGCGGTGGTACGCCGTCAAGCTGTTCGAGCGGGACGACAAGGTCCAGGCCGAGCTGGGGCTGGACCCGGAACTGCTGCGCCACATCGACGAGCACGTCGCCGACTGCGAGAAGGAGATGGACGACGACGCCGAGAGCATCATCACCAACCAGCGCTACGCCTACATCAACACGGTGGTCAGCCGGTCGGTGAAGAAAAAGGCCCGCACCGAGCACCTGACCCTGTCGGACAAGATCGACCGCATCGTCACCAACCGCATCCTGGCGCTGCCCATCTTTGCGGTCATCATGGCGCTGATCTACACCATCGCCATGGGCAGCACCGGCTTCTCCTTCGGCACCATGGCCACCGACTGGACCAACGACGTCCTCTTCGGCGAGATCGTGCCCCCGGCGGTGGAAGGTTTCCTTGTTTCCATCGGCTGCGCCGACTGGCTTATCGGCCTCATCAACGACGGCATCGTGGCCGGCGTGGGCGCCGTGCTGGGCTTCGTGCCCCAGATGCTGGTGCTGTTCCTGATGCTCTCCATCCTGGAGGACATCGGCTACATGGCCCGCGTCGCCTTCATCATGGACCGCATCTTCCGCAAGTTCGGCCTCTCGGGCAAGAGCTTCATCCCCATGCTGGTGGGCACCGGCTGCGGCGTGCCCGGCGTCATGGCGTCCCGCACCATCGAGAATGAGCGCGACCGCCGCATGACCATCATGACCACCTGCTTCATCCCCTGCAGCGCCAAAATGCCCATCATCGGCCTGTTCGCGGGCGCGCTGTTCGGCGGTTCCGGCCTGGTGGCCACCTCGGCCTACTTCATCGGCATGGCGGCCATCATCGTCTCCGGTATCATCCTCAAAAAGACGAAGCTCTTTGCGGGCGACCCCGCGCCCTTCGTCATGGAACTGCCCGCCTACCACATCCCGGCCTGGGGCAACGTGCTGCGCGCCACCTGGGAGCGCGGCTGGTCCTTCATCAAGCGCGCGGGCACCGTCATCCTGGCGTCCACCATCGTGCTGTGGTTCCTGCAGGGCTTCGGCTTCACCGACGGGCAGTTCGGCATGGTGGAGGATAACAACACCAGCCTGCTGGCGTCCATCGGCGGCGCGGTCAGCTTTATCTTTGCGCCCCTGGGCTTCGGCTTCTGGCAGGCCACCGTAGGCACTGTCACCGGCCTGATCGCCAAGGAAAATGTCGTTTCTACTCTGGCGGTGCTGTTCGGCTTCGCGGGCGAAGTCTCCGAGAACGGCGACGAGATCTGGGCACAGATCCCGGCTTACTTCACCCCGCTGGCGGCCTACAGCTTCATGATCTTCAACCTGCTGTGCGCCCCCTGCTTCGCGGCCATGGGCGCCATCAAGCGGGAGATGAACAACGGCAAGTGGACCGCGGCAGCCATCGGCTATATGTGCCTGCTGGCCTACTGCACCTCCCTGGTGGTCTACCAGATCGGCGGGCTCATCACCGGCGAAGTGGCCTTCAACTTTTTCACCATCGTGGCGGTGGCGATCCTGGCGCTGGCCGTCTGGCTGCTGGTCCGCCCCAACAAGTACGAGAACGTCAACGAGGTCAGTGTGGATACCCGCAAGCTGATCCGCTCCAAATCCTGA
- a CDS encoding FeoA family protein, with product MKTLKELKVGQTATVVRLHGEGPVRRRIMDMGLTKGTQVYLRKVAPLGDPLELTVRNYELSIRKADAAMVEVE from the coding sequence ATGAAGACATTGAAAGAGCTGAAAGTGGGCCAGACCGCCACGGTGGTGCGGCTGCACGGCGAAGGGCCGGTGCGGCGGCGCATCATGGATATGGGTCTGACCAAGGGCACCCAGGTGTACCTGCGCAAGGTGGCACCACTGGGGGACCCGCTGGAACTGACGGTGCGCAACTATGAACTGAGCATCCGCAAGGCCGACGCCGCCATGGTGGAAGTCGAGTGA
- a CDS encoding FeoA family protein, which translates to MPLTMVQAGQTVRICRITGRDEVRQHLAELGFVVGASVTVVNVLGGNLILQVQESRVALDKTLALRILVA; encoded by the coding sequence ATGCCGCTGACGATGGTACAGGCGGGGCAGACCGTCCGCATCTGCCGGATCACCGGCCGGGACGAGGTGCGCCAGCACCTGGCGGAGCTGGGGTTCGTGGTGGGAGCCAGTGTGACGGTGGTGAACGTGTTGGGGGGCAACCTGATCCTGCAGGTGCAGGAGAGTCGGGTGGCGCTGGACAAAACGCTGGCCCTGCGGATTCTGGTGGCCTGA
- the rbr gene encoding rubrerythrin, with amino-acid sequence MELKGSKTEKNLWEAFAGESQARNKYTYFASKAKKEGYEQIASIFDATANNEKEHAKIWFKLLMENGEIPDTLTCLKMAAAGENEEHTSMYPRMAAEAKEEGFDQIAALFTMVASIEKEHEERYKALAANIEAGKVFARETEQVWQCRNCGYIYIGQHAPVKCPVCAHPQAYFELKSSNY; translated from the coding sequence ATGGAACTCAAGGGTAGCAAGACCGAGAAAAATTTGTGGGAAGCGTTTGCCGGTGAAAGCCAGGCCCGCAACAAGTACACCTACTTTGCATCCAAGGCCAAGAAGGAAGGCTATGAGCAGATTGCCTCCATCTTTGACGCCACCGCCAACAACGAGAAGGAGCATGCCAAGATCTGGTTCAAGCTCCTGATGGAGAACGGCGAGATCCCCGACACTCTGACCTGCCTGAAGATGGCCGCCGCCGGCGAGAACGAGGAGCACACCTCCATGTATCCGCGGATGGCCGCCGAGGCCAAGGAGGAAGGCTTTGACCAGATCGCGGCCCTCTTCACCATGGTGGCCTCCATCGAGAAGGAGCACGAGGAGCGCTACAAGGCCCTGGCCGCCAACATCGAGGCCGGCAAGGTCTTCGCCCGGGAGACCGAGCAGGTCTGGCAGTGCCGCAACTGCGGGTATATCTACATCGGCCAGCACGCGCCGGTGAAGTGCCCGGTCTGCGCCCATCCCCAGGCCTACTTCGAGCTCAAGAGCAGCAACTACTGA
- a CDS encoding transcriptional repressor, whose protein sequence is MTRQKALILKIMHQQRPQHLTADEIFCHARQQMPHIARGTVYRNLKLMERDGEVAHLEMAGGPDRYDCNPVPHGHLLCDGCGELTDLPVVGLIREVEAAIGTEVRGYTLTIHYLCPHCRSKNAQ, encoded by the coding sequence ATGACCCGCCAAAAAGCGCTGATTCTGAAAATCATGCATCAGCAGCGCCCGCAGCACCTGACGGCAGACGAGATTTTTTGTCACGCCCGCCAGCAGATGCCCCACATCGCCCGCGGCACCGTGTATCGCAATCTCAAACTGATGGAGCGCGACGGGGAAGTCGCCCATCTGGAAATGGCCGGTGGTCCGGACCGCTATGACTGCAATCCCGTCCCCCACGGACACCTTTTGTGTGACGGCTGCGGTGAACTGACCGACCTGCCGGTGGTGGGACTGATCCGTGAAGTGGAAGCAGCCATCGGCACCGAAGTGCGCGGCTACACGCTGACCATCCACTATCTGTGTCCCCATTGCCGCTCCAAAAACGCACAATGA
- a CDS encoding acyltransferase family protein: MAKQRDGVLDAMRGIGIVLMVVGHSGFAGTAYIYLFHMALFFMLSGYFFRLGEGLSGLRHFCVRRLVTLWLPFVAANTVFTACNNLFLKLNILTNDARILDLPGNQITTPVTLKDIMGRTVHWCVFDGGTQLGGALWFVQALFQISIVYAVVEFALRKLLAGRDTLLAQGFVAGVLLILGWQCSRTGWNVWGLGIAASGYSLFYLGVLVRRVGQPARTPAVRVGLAAAAALVLALLLPFGSVGLAANQYPSWLFLLMASAAGWILVYECAHLAALLPPLGKTLAALGRATMPIVILHFLSFKLVSWVGLQLTGGESYLLAAFPTLFTGGAWWLAYTVVGLALPLLAYQPYRAVKQAILKKGRPS; encoded by the coding sequence ATGGCGAAACAGCGCGACGGCGTTCTGGATGCCATGCGCGGCATCGGCATCGTGCTGATGGTGGTGGGACATTCGGGGTTTGCGGGCACGGCCTACATCTATCTCTTCCACATGGCGCTGTTTTTTATGCTCAGCGGGTATTTTTTCCGGCTGGGGGAGGGGCTTTCGGGGCTGCGGCATTTCTGTGTGCGGCGGCTCGTCACCCTGTGGCTGCCCTTTGTGGCCGCCAACACCGTCTTCACGGCCTGCAACAACCTCTTTCTGAAGCTGAACATCCTCACAAACGATGCGCGGATCCTCGATCTGCCCGGCAACCAGATCACCACCCCTGTGACCCTCAAGGACATCATGGGCCGCACCGTTCACTGGTGCGTCTTTGACGGCGGCACCCAGCTGGGCGGCGCCCTCTGGTTTGTCCAGGCGCTGTTCCAGATCTCCATCGTCTATGCGGTGGTGGAGTTCGCCCTGCGCAAACTGCTGGCCGGGCGGGATACCCTGCTGGCTCAGGGGTTTGTGGCAGGGGTGCTGCTGATCCTGGGCTGGCAGTGTTCCCGCACGGGGTGGAACGTCTGGGGGCTGGGCATCGCCGCCAGCGGCTACAGCCTGTTTTACCTGGGCGTGCTGGTCCGCCGCGTCGGACAGCCTGCCCGCACTCCCGCTGTACGGGTGGGGCTGGCCGCGGCCGCCGCGCTGGTGCTGGCGCTGCTGCTGCCCTTCGGTTCGGTGGGGCTCGCAGCCAACCAGTACCCCAGTTGGCTGTTTTTGCTAATGGCCAGCGCCGCCGGCTGGATTCTCGTCTATGAGTGCGCTCACCTGGCCGCCCTGCTGCCCCCGCTGGGCAAAACCCTGGCCGCCCTGGGCCGGGCCACCATGCCCATCGTCATTCTGCATTTTCTCAGCTTCAAGCTGGTGAGCTGGGTGGGATTGCAACTCACCGGCGGCGAGAGTTATCTTCTGGCGGCCTTCCCCACTCTCTTCACCGGCGGGGCCTGGTGGCTGGCCTACACAGTTGTCGGCCTGGCGCTGCCGCTGCTGGCCTACCAGCCCTACCGGGCCGTGAAGCAGGCCATTCTGAAGAAAGGGAGGCCGTCCTGA
- a CDS encoding pentapeptide repeat-containing protein: MAKEYFQGEVFDALDPGSVLRGVEYNDCTFKNCRWDGVRIENCSFLSCTFEHCTWSGVVFSFSQMSDAWFSGCAFRSVAWGGLQGRSALVQPFGKAERCEFRYNEFSGMTLTRFDFSSCRFGDCTFDDCKLAGADFRGVPLGRTQFSRCDLEKADFREATDYAIDPTDNRLRGARFSFPDVVALLSGFGLKIE; encoded by the coding sequence ATGGCCAAGGAATACTTTCAGGGAGAGGTCTTTGACGCCCTGGACCCCGGCAGCGTGCTGCGCGGGGTGGAATACAACGACTGCACCTTCAAGAACTGCCGCTGGGACGGCGTGCGCATCGAGAACTGCAGTTTTCTCTCCTGCACCTTCGAGCACTGCACCTGGAGCGGCGTGGTGTTCAGTTTCAGCCAGATGAGCGACGCCTGGTTTTCCGGCTGCGCCTTCCGGTCGGTGGCCTGGGGCGGGCTGCAGGGACGCAGCGCCCTGGTGCAGCCCTTCGGCAAGGCGGAGCGGTGCGAGTTCCGGTACAATGAGTTTTCCGGCATGACGCTGACCCGGTTTGATTTTTCCAGCTGCCGGTTCGGGGACTGCACCTTCGACGACTGCAAACTGGCGGGGGCGGATTTCCGCGGCGTACCGCTGGGCCGCACCCAGTTCAGCCGGTGCGATCTGGAGAAGGCGGATTTCCGGGAGGCCACCGACTACGCCATCGATCCCACCGACAACAGGCTGCGGGGGGCGCGATTCAGCTTCCCCGACGTGGTGGCGCTGCTGAGCGGCTTCGGGCTGAAAATCGAATAA
- a CDS encoding RNA polymerase sigma factor, with protein sequence MQTEQDLEKLVRAYTPPLLRYCTALLGSEADAQDAVQTTFVKAWLHRHRLRGGGQDNERAWLYRIAYRTALDMLRAARRAEQRKAPEPPPPPDPGIRESLRDALRTLEPLDRALVLERVLDGMDYATLAKIHHRPESYLRTRYHRAKGKLAALLEKEGFCHDT encoded by the coding sequence ATGCAGACCGAGCAGGACCTGGAAAAGCTGGTGCGCGCCTACACCCCACCGCTGCTGCGCTACTGTACGGCGCTGCTGGGCAGCGAGGCCGACGCCCAGGACGCCGTGCAGACCACCTTTGTGAAGGCCTGGCTCCACCGCCACCGGCTGCGGGGCGGCGGGCAGGACAACGAGCGGGCCTGGCTGTACCGCATCGCCTACCGCACGGCGCTGGATATGCTGCGGGCCGCCAGACGGGCGGAGCAGCGCAAGGCACCCGAACCGCCTCCGCCGCCCGACCCCGGCATCCGCGAAAGTCTGCGGGACGCCCTGCGCACGCTGGAGCCGCTGGACCGGGCGCTGGTGCTGGAGCGGGTACTGGACGGCATGGACTACGCCACCCTGGCGAAGATCCATCACCGGCCGGAAAGTTACCTGCGCACCCGCTACCACCGGGCCAAAGGAAAACTGGCCGCACTTTTGGAAAAGGAGGGATTTTGCCATGACACCTGA